AAGAACAGGTAGCGCACCTTCTGCACCGGGAACAGGCGCTGCAGGTGGGCGCCGCCGCCCATCGCACCGCGATCGACCTCGGGCAGCGCGAAGGTGGCGCAATCGGCGGCGAGGACGATGTCGGCCGCACCAGTGATGCCGATGCCGCCGCCGAGCACGAAGCCGTGCACCGCGACGATGACCGGCACTGGGTTGCGATGCACCGCCTTGAAGGTCGCGTAGTTGCCGCCGTTGACGGCGACGATGCGCTCGGGGTGGGCGTCGAGTTCCTTGATGTCCACGCCGGCGCAGAAGCCGCGCCCTTCGGCGCGGATCACGATCACGCGTACCTCGGGGTCGTGGCCGAGTTCGTCGATGCGGTGCGCCAGCGCGTACCACTCGCTGCTGTCGAGCGCGTTGACCGGGGGCTTGTTGATGACCAGTTCGGCGATGCCGTTGTCGATCGTTGTCTGGAATGCCTGGCTCACGTTATGGGGCTCCGTGGGATCTTGTCGTTTGTGTGGTTCGGGCAGTGCGCTCAGGCGACCGCCGCGGTCTCTTTGCAGGGTTCGGTGCAGGCCGCATCGCCCAGGCGTGAATACAGCGCGGCGAGGCAGGCCTCGGCTTCCGCCGCAATGCCGTGGATGACCTCTTCGCAGCTTTCAAGCTTGCCGATCGCCGCCGCCACCTGGCCGCTGGGCAGGATGCCCTCGTCGGGGTAGCCCTCGACCATCGAGCGCTGCAGCAGCACCGGCTGGTTGGCCGACATCACCGTCTGCGACACCGCGCCCGGGTCTTCCTTCACCGCCTGGCGGAACACGCCGAGCATGTGGCCGAAGCTCATGCCGGTCTGCTGCTTCCACTGCCAGGCGCTCCTGAGCGCGATCATCAGGCGGCCCAGCGGGCTCGCAGCCTCGAGCCTGTTGATGAAGGGGTTCTCGATCATGCGGTGGCGCATGCCGTCGACCGCCAGCGTCACCCGAACCTTCTGCGGGTCGTCGACCTTGACGTAGCGGTCGAGCGTGGCCGGCGGCGTCGGCGAATCGGTGGTCATCAGGAAGCGCGTGCCCATCGCGATGCCGGCCGCACCGGCGGCCAGCGCCGCGGCCAAGCCGCGCCCGGTGGAATAGCCGCCAGCCGCGATCACCGGTACCTTCACCGCCGCCAGCACCTGCGGCAGCAGGATGGTCGTAGGCACGCCGCCGGTGTGGCCGCCGCCCTCGCCGCCCTGGATGGTGATCATGTCGGCGCCCAGTTCGACCGCCTTGATCGCGTGCTTCAACGCGCCCACGGTGGGAATGCACAGCACGCCGGCTTCCTTGAAGCGGGCGATGGTCTTCTTGTCCGGCCCGCGGCCGTAGCTCACCGCACGCAGCTTGTACTGGATCGCCAGGTCGACGCACTGCGCCGCGTTCTCCTGGAACATGTGGAAGTTGAGGCCGAAGTTGCTGCCGCCGGTGGCGGCGATCACCTTCTTGATCTCGCCTTCGATCTTGTCGGCGTCGATGGTGGCCCCGGCGAGGAAGCCGAAGCCGCCGGCCTTGGTCGTGGCGATCACCAGGTTCGCATCGGCCACCCAGCCCATCGCCGTCTGGATGATCGGGTAACGGCAGCCGAGGCGCTCGGTGAGCGGTGTGCGCAGCAGCGCCGAGAAATCGTGCTGGTCGGGGGTCTGGCTCATGCCTTGTTCTCGCGAGCGGCCTGCTTGTTGGCGCTGGCCATGGCTTTGGCGTCATAGCCGCCGAGCTTGTCGCCCGACAGCAGTTCGTTGTGCGTGTGGGCGAAGTGGTGCCAGGCGAACACCGCATCCATCGCCGTGCGCTTGCCCTGCAGGTCCTCGACGTGGTTGACCGCCTGCTTGGTCAGCGCCAGGCCCATGCGCGGCTGCTTGGCGATGCGGGCGGCGAGCGCGTAGGTCTCGGCCTCGAGCTGTTCGCGCGCCACCACGCGGTTGACCATGCCCATCTGGTACGCGCGCTCGGCACCCATGCGGTCGCCGGTCATCAGGAACTCCTTGGCGATGCGCGGGTTGAGCTCGTACGGATGCGCGAAGTACTCCACGCCGGGAATGCCCATGCGCACCACCGGGTCCTGGAAGAAGGCGTCGTCGCTGGCGACGATCAGGTCGCACACCCAGGCCAGCATCAGCCCGCCGGCGACGCAGGCGCCCTGCACCATCGCGATGGTCGGCTTGGGCAGCTCGCGCCAGCGCCGGCACATGTTCAGGTACACCTCCTGCTCGCGCACGTAGAGGTACTCGCCGCCGGGCTTGTTGGTGTGGTCCCACCACAGATGCACGCGGTCGAACGACTTGTTGATGTCGCGCCCCGGCGTACCGATGTCGTGGCCGGCGGAGAAGTGCTTGCCGTCGCCGCGCAGCACGATGACCTTGACCGCGTCGTCATCCACCGCACGGCGGAAGGCGGCGTCCAGCGCGTAGGTCATCTGCGAGTTCTGCGCATTGTTGAACTCGGTACGGCTCATCGTCACCGTAGCGATGCCGTCAGCCACGGCGTAATGCACCGGGCTGTCGGTCTCGTACACCGCGTTGTCGGGGCGGGTGACGAAGTTCTGGTCGGGGGCGCTCATGTGCGTTTTCCTTGCCGGGTTCAGGCGGTGGCGCGGATGCCCGGCGGGTTGCCCTTGATCTGCGCACCGCGCAGGTCGTGGGGATCGAGGCGACGGATGATCGCGAGCTGCTCGGCGGTCGGATGCGGGGTTTCGCCCAGATCCGGCGCCTTCAGCAGCGGGAAGCCGGTCTTCTCCTGGACCTCGTCGAAGGACACGCCCGGGTGCAGCGAACGCACGCGGATGGCGTGGTCCGGCCCCTCGAAGTCCATCACGCACAGGTCGGTGACGATGCGGCGGATGTCCATGAAGTCCTGGCGCATGCCGGGCTCCCAGCGCGCGGGGTTAAAACCCACGCCGGACACCATGTCGACCTCGCCTTCGACGAACACCCGCTTGCTGTGGCCGGGCACGAAGAAGGAGTTGATGTGGTTGATGCTGTTGCCGGGCAGGCCGCGCACGCCGAGGATGGCGGCCTTGGGCTTCCTGTAGTCGCCCACCACCGACAGGTTGGTCTGGCCGAAGCGGTCGATCTGGGTCGGACCGATCATGGCGTGACGACGACCACCCCACACGCACTCGAACACGCGCTCGAACGACATGCAGCCGGAGTACTTCGGCACGTAGTCGCCGCGCGGCCCGAGCGGGACCGGCTCCTCGACCAGGAAGCACTCGCTGTCCGTCATCAACAGTTCGGGCGCGTAGGTGAGCTTGGCGAGGCTGGCACCCAGGCGCGGAATCACGCCGATGCCGGAGGCCAGCACCTCGCCGTCGCCGCGCCACGCTTCCGAGGCCGCGACGATCATCAGCTCGGCAAGGGTGAATTCAGTGTTGTTGCTCATGCCGCTCGCGCTCCTCAAAACACCGGCAGGGGCAGCTTGCCCATGCGCTCGATACCACCGTTCTTGTCCTGGTAGGCCGCCTCGCCCGGCGTGACGAATTCGTCCATGTAGGCCTGCCAGCCCCCGTCTTCCGCGGCGCTGGCGACGTAGCGCTTGAAGTGCGCCATGTCCCAGCCGTACTCCGGCGCGCACGTGGTCGGATGGGCGCCACAAGGCGCATGCACCACACCCTTCACCAGGTAGCGCTCGAAGGTGTTGAGGCGAGCCTGCTCGGCGGTCAGCGACAGCCGCTCCTCGACACGCTCGGCCGAGACGTAGCAGGCATCCGCCGCCCGTGCGACCAGGTGGTCGAAATACGGATCGCCGCCCTGGATCAGGGTGTTGCCGAGCTGGTCGGCAACGTTGACGTGCACCAGCGCCACATCGAGCTTGAGTGCCGGCATCGCCAGCAGCACCTCGCCGTCGGCATAGGGCGACTGGATGGTCTTGAGCTCGGGATTGAGACGGGTGACGTCGGTCGCCAGACCGCAGCGCGTCGGCAGGAAGGGCACGCGCATGCCGGCGGCACGCAGGCCCCACTGCCACATACCCTCGTCGAGCTCCATCAGCTCGAGGCCACCGGCCTCACGCACCTTGCGATACCAGGGTTCGAGCGGAATGGCGTCCAGCGTGGCAAAGCCGAAGATCAGCTTCTTCACCTTGCCGGCAGCGCACAGCATGCCCACGTCCGGGCCGCCGTAAGACACCACGGTGAGATCCTTGACGTCCGAACGCAGGATCTCGCGCACGATCGCCATCGGCTTGCGCCGCGGACCCCAGCCACCGAAGCCGATGGTCATGCCATCGCGCAATTGGGCGACGACCTCGGCCGTCGTCATCAGTTTGTTCATGGATGCTTTCCTGTTGCCGGCCGCGTTCAGGCGGCCTGTTCCTGCTGACCCACGCCGAAGTCGTGACCCCAGATGCTGACGCGGGTGAATTCGAAGGCGCTGTGGCGATCCCAGTCGCACTGCAGGCCACCGTAGCCATACTCGAGATCGAAGCCCGAAGGCGTCTTCATGTAGAAGGAGATCATGCGGTCGTTGAGGTGCTGACCCAGGGTGGCCGACAGCGGCACCTTGTGGGCGATGCGGCGGTCGTGCGCGCGCCCCACTTCGGTCATCGAGTCGACCTCGACCATCACATGCACGCAACCGCTCGGCACCGGATACTCGGCGATCGCCAGGCTGTGGTGGCGGGCGTTGTTGCAGTGCAGGAAGTGGATGCGCACCGGCGGCGCAGCGGGATCCGGACGGAAGTTGAAGATGTCCGACAGCCCGAAACCCAGCACGTCGCGGAAGAAGGCCGCGGTGGCATCGAAGTTGGGGGCCGGCATCACGGTGTGCCCCAGGCCCATCTCGCCAGTGAGGAAACGCGGCACGCCCTGCGGCGAATTGAAGGGCTGGCAGTCCGACAGGTGGCCCCAGCACAGCTCGTGGCGGTTACCCGAAGGGTCGG
This genomic window from Thauera humireducens contains:
- a CDS encoding VOC family protein; this translates as MIDIRGLAYFVAQIDDLAEWKHYAENVLGMMTSTAPGGGLYIKMDERPFRILVVKGAERRYVASGWELAGEGAFKAALAELDAKGVGYELADAATVAQRGMQAVAVVTDPSGNRHELCWGHLSDCQPFNSPQGVPRFLTGEMGLGHTVMPAPNFDATAAFFRDVLGFGLSDIFNFRPDPAAPPVRIHFLHCNNARHHSLAIAEYPVPSGCVHVMVEVDSMTEVGRAHDRRIAHKVPLSATLGQHLNDRMISFYMKTPSGFDLEYGYGGLQCDWDRHSAFEFTRVSIWGHDFGVGQQEQAA
- a CDS encoding NAD(P)H-dependent flavin oxidoreductase — its product is MSQTPDQHDFSALLRTPLTERLGCRYPIIQTAMGWVADANLVIATTKAGGFGFLAGATIDADKIEGEIKKVIAATGGSNFGLNFHMFQENAAQCVDLAIQYKLRAVSYGRGPDKKTIARFKEAGVLCIPTVGALKHAIKAVELGADMITIQGGEGGGHTGGVPTTILLPQVLAAVKVPVIAAGGYSTGRGLAAALAAGAAGIAMGTRFLMTTDSPTPPATLDRYVKVDDPQKVRVTLAVDGMRHRMIENPFINRLEAASPLGRLMIALRSAWQWKQQTGMSFGHMLGVFRQAVKEDPGAVSQTVMSANQPVLLQRSMVEGYPDEGILPSGQVAAAIGKLESCEEVIHGIAAEAEACLAALYSRLGDAACTEPCKETAAVA
- a CDS encoding enoyl-CoA hydratase family protein, producing MSQAFQTTIDNGIAELVINKPPVNALDSSEWYALAHRIDELGHDPEVRVIVIRAEGRGFCAGVDIKELDAHPERIVAVNGGNYATFKAVHRNPVPVIVAVHGFVLGGGIGITGAADIVLAADCATFALPEVDRGAMGGGAHLQRLFPVQKVRYLFFTGEKIGAREAERYGFIERIVPKAELREAAFEIARKIAAKSPAMIRIAKEALNGIEDGNLEDKYRWEQGFTLQAYTSPDSAETRRAFVEKREAKF
- a CDS encoding CoA-transferase subunit beta, giving the protein MSNNTEFTLAELMIVAASEAWRGDGEVLASGIGVIPRLGASLAKLTYAPELLMTDSECFLVEEPVPLGPRGDYVPKYSGCMSFERVFECVWGGRRHAMIGPTQIDRFGQTNLSVVGDYRKPKAAILGVRGLPGNSINHINSFFVPGHSKRVFVEGEVDMVSGVGFNPARWEPGMRQDFMDIRRIVTDLCVMDFEGPDHAIRVRSLHPGVSFDEVQEKTGFPLLKAPDLGETPHPTAEQLAIIRRLDPHDLRGAQIKGNPPGIRATA
- a CDS encoding CoA transferase subunit A is translated as MNKLMTTAEVVAQLRDGMTIGFGGWGPRRKPMAIVREILRSDVKDLTVVSYGGPDVGMLCAAGKVKKLIFGFATLDAIPLEPWYRKVREAGGLELMELDEGMWQWGLRAAGMRVPFLPTRCGLATDVTRLNPELKTIQSPYADGEVLLAMPALKLDVALVHVNVADQLGNTLIQGGDPYFDHLVARAADACYVSAERVEERLSLTAEQARLNTFERYLVKGVVHAPCGAHPTTCAPEYGWDMAHFKRYVASAAEDGGWQAYMDEFVTPGEAAYQDKNGGIERMGKLPLPVF
- a CDS encoding enoyl-CoA hydratase; protein product: MSAPDQNFVTRPDNAVYETDSPVHYAVADGIATVTMSRTEFNNAQNSQMTYALDAAFRRAVDDDAVKVIVLRGDGKHFSAGHDIGTPGRDINKSFDRVHLWWDHTNKPGGEYLYVREQEVYLNMCRRWRELPKPTIAMVQGACVAGGLMLAWVCDLIVASDDAFFQDPVVRMGIPGVEYFAHPYELNPRIAKEFLMTGDRMGAERAYQMGMVNRVVAREQLEAETYALAARIAKQPRMGLALTKQAVNHVEDLQGKRTAMDAVFAWHHFAHTHNELLSGDKLGGYDAKAMASANKQAARENKA